A single genomic interval of Aegicerativicinus sediminis harbors:
- a CDS encoding DUF6090 family protein, which produces MIKFFRNIRQTLLMENKTSKYLKYAIGEIILVVIGILIALQINNWNTDRQLNKQEQVILNLLKSEFTYNKHELNRNIEKAGRLKNRADSLLTFFNSDPTQLNQNDLTYKTLGLTAYSTYDPSNGALNNLISSGQLNLIKNDSLRLILSKWSGEVQDVKEDESRLMKYGDTFLEPIRLKYLNYKSGSTFDRNPLDILKNPEFENVVFRIYRGVNYIIENYELLGHEIDRILSMVDQELR; this is translated from the coding sequence ATGATAAAATTCTTCAGAAATATTCGTCAGACGTTACTAATGGAAAACAAAACCTCCAAATATCTTAAATACGCCATTGGGGAAATAATCCTAGTAGTTATCGGTATTTTAATTGCCTTGCAGATTAACAATTGGAATACCGATCGCCAATTAAACAAACAAGAGCAGGTCATTCTCAACCTATTAAAATCAGAGTTCACCTATAACAAGCACGAACTCAATAGAAATATTGAAAAGGCCGGTCGACTTAAAAATAGAGCTGATAGCTTACTAACTTTTTTTAATTCAGATCCAACACAATTAAATCAAAATGATTTAACATATAAAACCTTAGGACTAACTGCATATTCCACCTACGACCCATCTAATGGCGCACTTAATAATCTTATAAGTTCAGGGCAACTTAATTTGATAAAAAATGACAGCTTACGGCTAATACTTTCTAAATGGTCTGGAGAAGTTCAAGATGTAAAAGAGGACGAAAGTCGCCTTATGAAATATGGAGACACTTTTCTAGAACCCATCAGATTAAAATATTTGAATTATAAATCTGGTAGTACTTTTGACAGGAATCCTTTAGATATTCTAAAAAATCCGGAATTTGAAAATGTGGTTTTCAGAATATACAGAGGAGTCAATTATATCATCGAAAACTATGAGCTACTTGGCCACGAAATTGACCGAATATTAAGTATGGTTGACCAAGAATTGAGATGA